Within Claveliimonas bilis, the genomic segment AAGCAGCGCTCCTAAAAGAACCAGTAAAATACCAACCAGATACATCGTAGCAGATACCCACCAGGCATCTGCAAAAAATGCGCCTGCAAATAAAGCAATAACCGGGATTTTAGCTCCGCACGGCATAAACGGCGTCAGCATCGCTGTTGTTCTGCGCTCCCTCTCGTTGCGGATCGTACGGGAAGCCATAACGCCGGGAATCGCACATCCTGTACCAATTACCATAGGAATCACAGATTTTCCGGAAAGTCCTACTCTCTTGAAGATCGGGTCAAGCACTACAGTTGCACGAGCCATATATCCACAGTCTTCCAAAAGAGCAATAAGAAAATACATTACCATTACCAGTGGAAGGAATCCGACAACCGCACCGACGCCGCCAATGATACCATCCACCAGCAAAGCCTGCAGAAGCGGATTGGCATTTTCCATCAGTCCTCCGACCCAGCCCTGGAAGGTTTCTATCCAGGCAACCAGCCAGTCGGCGATCCAGGTACCCAGTGTAGTCTGCGATATGTAAAACACAAGGAAAATAACAACGACAAAAATCGGGATCCCGACAATTTTATGTGTAATTACATCATCAATTTTATCCTGTGCATTTTTATCTTTTGTAAAAACGGTTCTCTTTTCTACTTGCTTTACAATTCCGTTTACAAATTCAAAACGTTTTCTGTCAGCAGCTTCCACCGCATTCTTATCTTTCAGGTTGATATCCGCCTGTATATAAGGTGCCTCCTGTTTTGCCCCCTTTAAAGCAGCCGCCTGATTTACCGCTTCTTTCAGCCCTTCATGACCGGAAGAAGTGGAGACCGTTTTCACTACCGGACAGCCCAGTTTTTCAGACAAACGTCTTTCATCAATCTCTGTTTTTTTCTTTGCCGTAATATCGCTTTTATTCAGCGCTACCACCACCGGAATACCCAGCTCCAGAAGCTGCGTCGTAAAAAACAGACTTCTGCTTAAGTTTGTAGCATCCACAATATTAATGATAGCATCCGGTTTTTCATCTTTTACATAACTGCTTGTAATACTTTCTTCCGAAGTAAAAGGAGACATGGAATAGGCTCCCGGAAGGTCAACCGCCACCAGGTCTTCTGTCCCATCATAATAAGCTTTTTTGATCGAGCTTTCCTTCTTCTCCACTGTAACACCGGCCCAGTTTCCCACACGTTCGTTTCTTCCCGTCAGTGCATTGTACATTGTTGTCTTTCCACTGTTTGGATTTCCCGCAAAAGCAATCCTCATAATGCAAATTCCTCCTTCACTCTTTTGATTAGCATTTACTAATTTTAATTAGCTATAACTAACATATTTGTTTAAAAAAACAGTGAACCAGTTCACCATTTTTTATATTGAAATAGCCTGAGCTAAATCAGTATCAATATTATATCTCCCATCTTTAATAGAAACGACACAGCCGCCTTTCAAGCGTGAGATCACCGTAATGGGTTCACCGCTGTAACAGCCCAAAGAAAACAAAAAAGACTTCAATTCTTCATCGTCTGACATAATATCTTTTACAATATACTCTTCGCCTTCTTTGGCATCCAATAAATTCATATCTTTTCATCCTCCTGACTGTATGCGAACAGCCCTTTGCTGAATCTATCTATAAATTTTTGTTCATTCTTTCATGCACAAGTTAGTATACACTAACTAACTATTCCTGTCAAGAAGATTCTTATGGATTTATCACTTTTTATTCGAGCCTGAAGTGAAAAGTTTATTTCCACTTTGAATAGGTAAAAGTAGATTTTAGTCTTTCACTCATTTCCACTTCCCCATATGCAGCATTTAGTCTTACACTTTTCATGCTAGGCAGTCGCCGGAAAGGTTGGTGTCTATTATGAAAACTCAAAACTCTTTTTCTCATTTAACTTTAGAGGAACGGCGTATCATTCTCGCCGGCATTACGAACGGCTCCGCGAAAACGGCCATCGCCCAGACCATCGGCAAGGATAAGTCTACTGTTGGCAAAGAGATCAAACTTCACAGGACTCTTACCCATAAGTGTAAGATGCCCCTGGAGTGCACTCACTATAAAAAATGTGTCTATGGCCGTCAGTGTACACCTGACTGTCCGGAGTACAGTCCTTTCCGCTGCTCAAGGCGCGACCGCTCCCCTGGTGCCTGCAACGGCTGTTCCAACTGGTCACGCTGCCGTTTTGATAAATACCAGTACTCTCCGGAAGATGCCCATATGGATTACCGCACTACTCTGATCGACTCCCGGGAAGGTGTCAATCTTACAGTACAGGAAGCAAAACAGATGGCTGCTATTATCGCTCCGCTCCTGAAGCAGGGCCAGTCTCCCTATCAGATCGTTACAAACCATCCGGAACTCGGCATTTCAGAAAAAACGCTTTACAACTATATCGAAAACGGTGTTTTCCACGAGATTGCGGGAATCACTGTCATGGATCTGCGGAGGCAGGTATCACGTAAACTGCCGAAGAAAAAGGCAAAAACTTATAAGAAACGCACCGACAGAAAGTATCTCCAAGGCAGAACCTACAAAGATTATCAATCCTATCTCTCCGATCATCCCGAGGTCTTTGTTGTCCAAATGGATACGGTCTATAACGATGAGACAAACGGTCCTTTCCTTCAGACATTTAAATTTGTGAGAGCCGGCATCCTTCTCGCTTTATATCGCAACGAAAAAACCTCCGCTTCCATGAAGGAAGGTATTGACATACTGGAATCCATTCTTGGCACAGAATTGTTCCGCAAATATGTCCATGTTTTACTAACTGATCGTGGGACGGAGTTTTCTGCCGCCGAAGCCATGGAGGCATCTCACGATGGCACAAGACGGACAAGGGTGTTTTACTGCGATCCCATGCAGTCAGGACAAAAAGGCACGTTGGAGAATAAACATATAGAACTCCGTTACATCCTTCCAAAAGGAACGGATCTGAGGGAACTCGGGCTGACCGGCCAGTCCAGGCTGAATCTGGTCCTCAGCCACGTAAACTCCTCCCCTTGCGAGCTGCTTGGCAATAAAAGTCCGTTGGAACTGACGGAATTTATGTATCAGGATCTGTACGAAAAGCTGCTGGCTTTCGGCATCCATCCAATCGAAAAGGATCAGATCATTTTAAAACCATACCTGCTCAAGCAGAGAAACAAGTAAGGAAAACTACCTGATCAAAAACAACAGGCGGCTGTCAAAGAAAGGAAATACCATCCCCGACAAGTGGAATTTAGTCCTACACCCTTAAAAATACCGACTAAAGTCCGCTTTTTTGTCATGTCTAAAAATCCTGTCTTTTTCAAGCAGCCTGTTGTTTGCTTCATTTAGTGTAACACTTATTTCTACTTAATAAAACAGAAAAAGCAGCAATCACTCATTTTTGTAAGAGTAATTGCCACTTTTCTTTTCCCGTCTTTCAAAGTGGAAATAAACTTTTCACTTCAGCCTTTTTATTCGAGATAGCGGATCTCATAGTTTATTTTCCCGTCAGGATCCATTTGCATTACAATATAACTTGGTTTTCTACCCCTCTGTCTGGGATAAGCTATACTGCCCGGGTTCAGCGTAACCAGATCAGGTTCTATCGTCAGCGAAGGCATATGGGTGTGCCCATACATGACAATATCTGCTCCTCGTCCTCTGGCCTCTTCCTTTACACGCTCCTCGCCCATTCCTACAAAATATCCGTGTCCATGCGTAATGAATACATGATGATCCCCGATAAAAAATTCTTCCTCCCATGGCAATTGAGAGAAAAAGTCATTATTCCCACTGACAATGTGCACCGGACAGTCTGCCAAAGCCTCTATGTAGTCTTCTTTTCCTTCCACATCACCCAGATGGATCATCATATCAATGTGTCCGGTTTCTTCCAATGCCCTCTCCAGATTTCGGTGGGATTTATGTGTATCACTTACTACCAGTATCCTCATATTTACTCTTCGGCTCCTTTGTTTTAACGCTGCTCCAGTATCCGACGCATTTTTCTTAGCCCTTCTCCTCTGTGACTCAACTCATTTTTCTTTTCCGGATCAAGCTGGGCGCTTGTGCATCCATACTGCGGCAGGAAGAAAATAGGATCATAACCAAAACCATGTTCTCCTGCAATTTCATAACCGATCCTCCCTTCCATTGCCCCCCTTACAACTTCTTCTGTACCATCCGGAAATGCCGCCGCTATAGCGCACACAAACCGGGCAGTCCGGTCTTCATCCGGCACGCCCGCAAGCCTGTCAAGCAGAGCATTATTTTTTATATCATAGGAAGTATCCTCTCCGAGATATCTTGCAGAATAAATTCCCGGCTCCTTATTCAGATAATCGATCTCAAGTCCGGAATCATCCGCCAGGATCACTGCTTCCTTATACTTTTCCATAGCTGATGCAATCTTTCGGATTTCTCTTGCTTTGATCAGCGCGTTTTCTTCAAATGTGGTTCCGTCCTCCACTACATCAGCATCTATTCCCGCCTCTTTTTGTGACAAAATCTCCGCATCAAGATCCTTAAGGATCATCCGGATTTCTTCCATCTTATTTCTATTTCCTGTTGCAAATATAATTGTTTTCATTTAGCATCCATCCATTCTACTATTATTTTTCTTTGGCGGCTTCGGCCCCAGAAACTGATAAAAATAAGTTTTCAGCATTCCATTATAAATTTTTCTGTTTTTATCTGCTTTTCTGCCAAAATATCTCTGTGCATCCTCATAGCTCGTGATCATGTAGGCAGACCATGTGTCCAGTCCGGCAAAACTCTCTCCAAAAGTCCGGTACAGCTGCGGCAGATCTTTTTTG encodes:
- a CDS encoding IS30 family transposase, with the protein product MKTQNSFSHLTLEERRIILAGITNGSAKTAIAQTIGKDKSTVGKEIKLHRTLTHKCKMPLECTHYKKCVYGRQCTPDCPEYSPFRCSRRDRSPGACNGCSNWSRCRFDKYQYSPEDAHMDYRTTLIDSREGVNLTVQEAKQMAAIIAPLLKQGQSPYQIVTNHPELGISEKTLYNYIENGVFHEIAGITVMDLRRQVSRKLPKKKAKTYKKRTDRKYLQGRTYKDYQSYLSDHPEVFVVQMDTVYNDETNGPFLQTFKFVRAGILLALYRNEKTSASMKEGIDILESILGTELFRKYVHVLLTDRGTEFSAAEAMEASHDGTRRTRVFYCDPMQSGQKGTLENKHIELRYILPKGTDLRELGLTGQSRLNLVLSHVNSSPCELLGNKSPLELTEFMYQDLYEKLLAFGIHPIEKDQIILKPYLLKQRNK
- the rdgB gene encoding RdgB/HAM1 family non-canonical purine NTP pyrophosphatase — protein: MKTIIFATGNRNKMEEIRMILKDLDAEILSQKEAGIDADVVEDGTTFEENALIKAREIRKIASAMEKYKEAVILADDSGLEIDYLNKEPGIYSARYLGEDTSYDIKNNALLDRLAGVPDEDRTARFVCAIAAAFPDGTEEVVRGAMEGRIGYEIAGEHGFGYDPIFFLPQYGCTSAQLDPEKKNELSHRGEGLRKMRRILEQR
- a CDS encoding FeoA family protein, which gives rise to MNLLDAKEGEEYIVKDIMSDDEELKSFLFSLGCYSGEPITVISRLKGGCVVSIKDGRYNIDTDLAQAISI
- the feoB gene encoding ferrous iron transport protein B yields the protein MRIAFAGNPNSGKTTMYNALTGRNERVGNWAGVTVEKKESSIKKAYYDGTEDLVAVDLPGAYSMSPFTSEESITSSYVKDEKPDAIINIVDATNLSRSLFFTTQLLELGIPVVVALNKSDITAKKKTEIDERRLSEKLGCPVVKTVSTSSGHEGLKEAVNQAAALKGAKQEAPYIQADINLKDKNAVEAADRKRFEFVNGIVKQVEKRTVFTKDKNAQDKIDDVITHKIVGIPIFVVVIFLVFYISQTTLGTWIADWLVAWIETFQGWVGGLMENANPLLQALLVDGIIGGVGAVVGFLPLVMVMYFLIALLEDCGYMARATVVLDPIFKRVGLSGKSVIPMVIGTGCAIPGVMASRTIRNERERRTTAMLTPFMPCGAKIPVIALFAGAFFADAWWVSATMYLVGILLVLLGALLVKRITGQKYRKSFFIIELPEYKIPSLKRACISMLERGKAYIIKAGTIILVCNTVVQIMQTFNWQFQVVEEGAADTSILASIAHPFAVLFIPLGFGVWQLAAAAITGFIAKENVVGTLAVVYGVTNLIDTEELALVGSGNEVATIMGLTKVAALAYLMFNLYTPPCFAALGAMNSEMKSGKWLFGGICLQLATGYTVAFLVYQIGTLVTTGSLGTAFIPGLIAVLVFAAIIIWRIRRSDREFVGEYSLHVAK
- a CDS encoding metallophosphoesterase family protein is translated as MRILVVSDTHKSHRNLERALEETGHIDMMIHLGDVEGKEDYIEALADCPVHIVSGNNDFFSQLPWEEEFFIGDHHVFITHGHGYFVGMGEERVKEEARGRGADIVMYGHTHMPSLTIEPDLVTLNPGSIAYPRQRGRKPSYIVMQMDPDGKINYEIRYLE